One part of the Fusobacterium pseudoperiodonticum genome encodes these proteins:
- a CDS encoding FAD-I family protein — MKNKLMLTALLGLLLVGSFSYAEESDDEAKKRLLKEYEKVQKEREKEAERAAKEAEEVAKRQAEEGTQSVQDIANQATENGEVVEVVAVEGGEVAVAQEEVVPKKARKDMTESEKMDLEVQRIKKRMLEINDKIENYNKTNEMLDNLEKNVGELEKRVSY, encoded by the coding sequence ATGAAAAATAAATTAATGTTAACAGCATTATTAGGACTACTTTTAGTAGGTTCATTTTCTTATGCCGAAGAAAGTGACGATGAAGCAAAGAAAAGATTGCTAAAAGAATATGAGAAAGTTCAAAAAGAAAGAGAAAAAGAAGCTGAAAGAGCTGCTAAAGAAGCAGAAGAAGTAGCTAAAAGACAAGCTGAAGAAGGAACCCAATCAGTTCAAGATATAGCTAATCAAGCTACAGAAAATGGTGAAGTAGTAGAAGTAGTAGCTGTTGAAGGTGGGGAAGTAGCAGTAGCTCAAGAAGAAGTTGTACCTAAAAAAGCAAGAAAAGATATGACTGAATCAGAAAAAATGGATTTAGAAGTACAAAGAATTAAGAAAAGAATGTTAGAAATAAATGACAAGATAGAAAACTACAACAAAACAAATGAAATGCTTGATAACTTAGAAAAAAATGTTGGAGAACTAGAAAAAAGAGTAAGTTATTAA
- a CDS encoding autotransporter-associated N-terminal domain-containing protein, producing MGNNNLQNTEKTLRSIAKRYDNVKYSIGLAVLFLMKGTSAFSDANVIQEVEKQKDILTDVKKEKAEVKEVKKEVKTSQKLKASWANMQFGANDMYSNLFAIPKTKVDTTSVVKSEKTVLVASADNDTSLPMFAKLLSDIEETTENRTEVLTTIAKKEEIPTMEEIKTSKQELKSSVGNLQDKIDTARRENSKEINGLRLELIQLMEQGNQVVKSPWASWQFGMNYFYDDWGGAYKGRGDKKEKYPFEGIFTRSNGNERYISTSSKQYSNLPMSDDITSASTNRRANLKRGYGLAEIKPTEEPIVAFDVNAGVKPKQVSKGAITIADKNPIAPEQPEAILFKKPEISVVAPTPPSINATVLSITPPTVTGPTVNEPGLPPIISFVVSKPAITVPTLTTPSVTLPNPPHTGNGDGTWITKNGSVGAFHQVSVDGGTIDVNGTGDTYDISVNSSKLTGISGSGGGKKYYNNISGTPTSATSVTATAGVTAATQPNLTFSLLGNSVTTPAYYPAFAAMKLVGGQKIDLENVIINFGGTGPTGPTGTPTYRRWLFHTDGHNDYGDSTWVVGNSSKVNITGDNLIMYTSQYHGSAPTNGHVGFVNKGEISTSAGSNGNILWYSMSDGNSGPNRAMYFDNQGKIKLEGTKNTFAIINSENSSGRGWFSVQNNKEIDLAGDKITGITFGKDYDVSEILLTKPITITGTNSTGVYFNTDVNLEGGKAVATSTSNNVVTILPGTTRESILNVDITAGTGNSGLFFDAYDENNTAANIKVLDVPNATINLSSANGSNAGIYAKAGTVNLAKDNTNVNLIGGQNNVGIYVDNGEAKDNNGATIKVELNAKGNVNITGGTGGIGILSTGNPTSGTTATNKGVVTITAKDNVGMVAANKTGTTVTGEINQEGTVLVNAKESIGVAAVGTGAIANIKNGSVTKAGDDTAAAGTASGASALFADDGGKVLAVTGATIESANGGVGAYATSKTGGGAGTIDFNGATINTKIRGLSFMADGTGSKINFSGNTTGNIDNYGTVFYLKPANIPSSITDTANFNNTTSILPAFTAMINNYFSNLNNLTLNMNDKSNMVVTSYISGNVSDLTFNDTTAFGTAGRPTINGDYKAFLLDKSNITVDVDSDLDTTSTGTAAAFRRIALSNSTITNNKKISGTQSSLVAMAQQDETTNGWVTLTNNSGASIELTGDKSVAIYGSNGKIVNAGDIKVGDKGVAIFGDNAGYGDSDISNTGTITIGSKATGIYAKNYTTKDVKNNGTITINGSESSGMAFAPGNLTKTTTTVFENVATIEDKNSGSNNTGMFAKKATSGAYDTINSGTITLGDSSSLGTPSVGMYTNTTVTGTNPLKNKGTIKVGKNGIGLYGYEETTTGNVTVGDSGIALYSQGGDVNIGSSTTNPTIKVGDTNATAVYTTGSGQTVTSTKASYDIGTGSYGFVNVNSGTGNTINISGGTATLKDKGLFIYSNDKNGTITNSNPISSTGTIGSNTGIYSTGTVTNSGDISFTGGTGNVGVYVIDNGTITNSGKINVGASTTANRSIGAVANTGTINNTGNIVVNGQYGLGLYSTGASTINNGANITLTGDETIGAYGANGSNINLTSGTIASTGNKTTGYYLGGGTTSTIASGAKINVTGNEANGIYVNSGANLIYAGETKVTGDAAYGLIVDGASTVNATGGKVTIGGTSGINGSSSGANSTRGAAGLVVKSGSTLSGNALDLTADVSGENSIGVYSAGSLAINSANVSAYDSAVNFFTEGGTLSIGNNGGTSTVLTGTGANKGALMFYTPSGNILLNGPVNATVQGSTDTLKRGTAFYYTGGGTLGTISSYTQLNPTTMASWARNRFGNGTTSTLGKLNLTMNQDSRLFLTEQVDVALSNTSATSLFSGLSSTERPNVTGAGSGYRTFMLYHSHLNVDNAVNLDNTNDPYNLMEISSSSITNNSTITGTQAGQIALAQANDTTPKSVVTLTNNGTITLSGANSAGIFAKNGIVKNTNDITVGNSSSGIYGLNNTEISNTGTITTGGSSTGIFYSDIEKDSAGNVTAINNTTTGLKNDGTINLNGDDSVALTYEPGNITSTVAFENTGDISSTGDKNVGMYAKLAKNNAAYTTKNTGNITLGNSASLSNPNVAIYTNASSAGTNPLENTGNITVGDNAVGMYGYEENSNGNITVGNGSIAMYSKGGNVNVAGSITTGNSGESVGVYTVGNGQTITNNGATFNLGDTAFGFVNVGSGNNITSNGGSATLSNNGVFIYSSDKANTINNSTNISSTGSIGKNYGIYASGTVNNSGNMNLSNGVGNLGIYITNGGTGRNSGNITVGASDDPNGFYSIGMAAGYVGDSTNPATTGTIENNGTIIVTGEKGIGMYGANTGTTVTNNNDIVLNANNTMGIYVENGAKAVNNGSIRTGVSGLSSVIGVVLGQNSILENNGTINISGTQSKGVLLKGGRIDNYGNITVSGAGSKETDSLNSSPTSKQVGSVVINAPAGATTATITAGGVVQTPTVVNTTARNPISVAADSIGLYVNTSGTHFTNSITGLGNLTTNADLIIGTEAAQSTRSRYILVNDNRILNPYNTAILTSGVSKWDIYSGSLTWMTTPTLDSTTGAITNLYMAKIPYTEWANDRDTYNFTDGLEQRYGVEELGTRENKVFQKLNSIGNNEETLLYQAYDEMMGHQYANVQQRIQATGNILDKEFNYLRSAWSNPSKDSNKIKTFGTRGEYNTNTAGVIDYKNNAYGVAYVHEDETVRLGESTGWYAGIVHNTFKFKDIGNSKEEMLQGKLGLFKSVPFDYNNSLNWTISGDIFAGYNKINRRFLVVDEVFNAKGRYHTYGIGIKNELSKEFRLSESFTFKPYAALGLEYGRVSKIKEKSGEIKLDVKSNDYFSVRPEIGAELGFKHYFDRNTVRVGVTVAYENELGRVANGKNKAKVAGTDADYFNIRGEKEDRRGNVKADLNIGWDNQRFGVTANVGYDTKGENVRGGVGLRVIF from the coding sequence ATGGGAAACAATAACCTACAAAATACAGAGAAAACTTTACGTTCAATAGCAAAAAGATATGATAATGTAAAATATTCAATTGGTCTTGCCGTACTTTTTCTAATGAAGGGAACAAGTGCTTTTTCTGATGCTAATGTAATACAAGAAGTAGAAAAGCAAAAAGATATTTTAACAGATGTTAAAAAGGAAAAAGCAGAAGTAAAAGAAGTCAAGAAAGAAGTTAAAACTTCACAAAAATTAAAAGCTTCTTGGGCAAATATGCAATTTGGAGCTAATGATATGTATAGCAATCTTTTTGCTATACCTAAAACTAAAGTAGATACAACTTCAGTTGTAAAAAGTGAAAAAACTGTTTTAGTAGCTAGTGCAGATAATGATACAAGTTTACCTATGTTTGCTAAACTTTTATCAGACATAGAAGAAACTACAGAAAATAGAACAGAAGTTCTAACAACAATTGCTAAAAAAGAAGAAATTCCTACAATGGAGGAAATTAAAACAAGTAAGCAAGAATTGAAAAGTTCAGTTGGAAACTTACAAGATAAAATAGATACAGCAAGAAGAGAAAATAGTAAAGAAATCAATGGATTAAGATTAGAATTAATTCAACTTATGGAACAAGGAAACCAAGTAGTAAAATCACCTTGGGCTTCTTGGCAATTTGGAATGAACTATTTCTATGATGATTGGGGTGGAGCATACAAAGGAAGAGGAGATAAAAAGGAAAAATATCCTTTTGAAGGAATATTTACAAGAAGCAATGGAAATGAAAGATATATTTCAACTTCTAGTAAACAATATTCTAATCTTCCAATGAGTGATGATATAACATCAGCTAGTACAAATAGAAGAGCTAATCTAAAAAGAGGATATGGTTTAGCAGAAATAAAACCTACAGAAGAACCTATAGTTGCATTTGATGTAAATGCTGGAGTAAAACCTAAACAAGTTTCAAAAGGTGCTATTACTATAGCTGATAAAAATCCTATAGCTCCAGAACAACCAGAAGCTATATTATTTAAAAAGCCTGAAATTTCAGTTGTAGCTCCAACACCTCCAAGTATAAATGCTACTGTTTTATCTATAACACCTCCAACTGTAACTGGACCTACTGTAAATGAGCCAGGTTTACCACCAATAATTTCATTTGTGGTATCTAAACCAGCTATTACAGTGCCAACTTTAACAACACCTAGTGTTACTTTACCTAACCCTCCACATACTGGAAATGGGGATGGAACTTGGATTACAAAAAATGGTTCAGTTGGAGCTTTTCACCAAGTAAGTGTAGATGGTGGAACAATAGATGTAAATGGAACAGGAGATACCTATGATATTTCTGTAAATAGTTCGAAATTAACTGGAATAAGTGGCTCTGGTGGTGGAAAAAAATATTACAATAATATAAGTGGAACTCCTACTAGTGCTACTAGTGTTACTGCTACTGCTGGTGTAACAGCGGCAACACAACCTAACTTAACTTTTTCACTTTTAGGAAACAGTGTAACAACACCTGCTTATTATCCTGCTTTTGCAGCAATGAAGCTTGTAGGTGGTCAAAAAATAGATCTAGAGAATGTTATTATAAATTTCGGTGGAACTGGGCCAACTGGACCAACTGGAACTCCTACTTATAGAAGATGGTTATTTCATACAGATGGACATAATGATTATGGTGATTCAACTTGGGTAGTAGGTAATAGCTCAAAAGTAAATATTACAGGTGATAATTTAATTATGTATACTTCTCAATACCATGGTTCTGCACCTACAAATGGACATGTTGGTTTTGTAAATAAAGGAGAAATATCAACTTCAGCAGGATCAAATGGTAACATTCTTTGGTATTCTATGTCAGATGGAAACAGTGGTCCAAATAGAGCAATGTATTTTGATAACCAAGGAAAGATTAAACTAGAAGGAACTAAAAATACTTTTGCAATAATAAATTCAGAAAATAGTTCAGGTAGAGGTTGGTTTTCTGTTCAAAATAATAAAGAAATAGATTTAGCTGGAGATAAAATAACAGGTATAACTTTTGGTAAAGATTATGATGTATCTGAAATACTTTTAACTAAACCAATAACTATTACAGGAACTAATTCAACAGGAGTATATTTTAATACAGATGTTAACTTAGAAGGTGGAAAAGCGGTTGCTACAAGTACTTCTAACAATGTAGTTACTATACTTCCTGGAACTACAAGAGAATCTATATTAAATGTGGATATAACAGCTGGTACAGGAAACTCTGGATTATTCTTTGATGCTTATGATGAAAATAATACTGCAGCAAATATAAAAGTTTTAGATGTTCCTAATGCTACTATAAATCTAAGTTCAGCTAATGGAAGCAATGCAGGTATTTATGCAAAAGCTGGAACAGTTAATCTAGCTAAGGATAACACTAATGTTAATCTAATTGGTGGTCAAAATAACGTAGGTATTTATGTAGATAATGGTGAAGCTAAAGATAACAATGGAGCTACTATTAAAGTTGAACTAAATGCTAAAGGTAATGTTAATATTACAGGAGGAACTGGAGGAATAGGTATACTTTCTACAGGAAATCCTACTTCTGGAACTACAGCAACTAATAAAGGGGTTGTAACTATAACAGCTAAAGATAATGTTGGTATGGTTGCAGCTAATAAAACTGGTACAACAGTAACAGGTGAAATTAATCAAGAAGGAACAGTACTTGTTAATGCAAAAGAATCTATAGGTGTTGCAGCAGTTGGAACAGGAGCAATAGCAAATATAAAAAATGGAAGTGTTACTAAAGCAGGAGATGATACTGCTGCAGCAGGAACTGCTTCAGGAGCTTCAGCACTTTTTGCCGATGATGGAGGAAAGGTCTTAGCAGTTACAGGAGCTACAATAGAATCAGCTAATGGAGGAGTTGGAGCTTATGCTACATCTAAAACTGGTGGAGGAGCTGGAACTATTGACTTTAATGGAGCTACTATTAACACTAAAATAAGAGGGCTTTCATTTATGGCTGATGGAACAGGAAGTAAAATTAATTTTAGTGGAAATACAACAGGAAATATAGATAATTACGGTACAGTATTCTACTTAAAACCAGCAAATATACCATCATCTATAACTGATACTGCTAACTTTAATAATACAACTTCTATATTACCAGCTTTTACAGCTATGATAAATAATTATTTTAGCAATTTAAATAACTTAACTTTAAATATGAATGATAAATCAAATATGGTTGTAACTTCATATATATCAGGAAATGTTTCTGATTTAACTTTTAATGATACAACAGCTTTTGGAACAGCTGGAAGACCTACTATAAATGGAGATTATAAAGCTTTCTTATTAGATAAGAGTAATATAACAGTTGATGTTGACTCAGATTTAGATACTACAAGTACAGGAACAGCTGCAGCATTTAGAAGAATAGCTCTTTCTAACTCTACTATAACTAACAATAAAAAAATAAGTGGAACTCAATCTAGTTTGGTTGCTATGGCACAACAAGATGAAACTACTAATGGTTGGGTAACATTGACAAATAATTCAGGAGCTAGTATAGAATTAACTGGAGATAAATCTGTTGCAATATATGGAAGTAATGGAAAAATAGTAAATGCAGGAGATATCAAAGTAGGAGATAAGGGAGTAGCTATATTTGGAGATAATGCTGGATATGGAGATAGTGATATATCAAATACAGGTACTATCACTATAGGTTCTAAAGCAACAGGAATATATGCTAAAAATTACACAACTAAAGATGTAAAAAATAATGGAACTATAACAATAAATGGTAGTGAGTCTTCTGGAATGGCATTTGCACCAGGAAATTTAACTAAAACAACTACTACAGTATTTGAAAATGTGGCAACTATTGAAGATAAAAATTCAGGTTCTAATAATACTGGTATGTTTGCTAAAAAAGCAACTAGTGGAGCTTATGATACTATAAACTCAGGAACTATTACTTTAGGTGATTCAAGTAGCTTAGGAACTCCAAGTGTTGGTATGTATACAAATACAACTGTTACTGGAACTAATCCATTAAAGAATAAAGGAACTATTAAAGTAGGAAAAAATGGTATAGGATTATATGGTTATGAAGAAACTACAACAGGAAATGTTACAGTTGGAGATAGCGGTATAGCTCTATACTCTCAAGGTGGAGATGTTAACATAGGAAGTTCTACAACAAATCCAACTATCAAAGTAGGAGATACTAATGCTACTGCTGTATATACAACAGGAAGTGGGCAAACTGTAACAAGTACTAAAGCTAGTTATGATATAGGTACAGGTTCTTATGGATTTGTCAATGTTAATAGTGGAACAGGAAATACTATAAATATAAGTGGTGGAACTGCTACTTTAAAAGATAAGGGACTATTTATCTATTCAAATGATAAAAATGGAACTATAACTAATAGTAATCCTATAAGTTCAACTGGAACTATAGGTTCAAATACTGGAATTTATTCGACAGGTACTGTAACTAATAGTGGAGATATAAGTTTTACTGGAGGAACAGGAAATGTTGGAGTATATGTAATTGATAACGGAACTATAACTAATAGTGGAAAAATTAATGTAGGAGCTTCAACAACAGCTAACCGTAGTATAGGAGCTGTAGCTAATACAGGTACTATCAACAATACTGGTAATATAGTTGTCAATGGACAATATGGATTAGGACTTTATTCAACAGGAGCAAGTACTATCAATAATGGTGCAAATATCACTCTTACTGGTGATGAAACTATAGGTGCATACGGAGCTAATGGTTCTAATATTAATTTGACTTCTGGAACTATAGCTTCAACAGGAAATAAAACAACAGGTTACTATTTAGGAGGAGGAACTACTAGTACTATAGCTTCAGGAGCTAAAATAAATGTAACAGGAAATGAAGCTAATGGTATATATGTAAATAGTGGAGCTAATTTAATATATGCTGGAGAAACAAAAGTTACAGGAGATGCAGCTTATGGACTAATAGTTGACGGAGCTTCAACTGTTAATGCAACAGGAGGAAAAGTAACTATAGGAGGAACATCTGGAATTAATGGAAGTTCTTCAGGAGCAAATTCTACCAGAGGAGCTGCTGGATTAGTTGTAAAATCTGGTTCTACTTTATCTGGAAATGCTTTAGACTTAACTGCAGATGTGTCAGGAGAAAATTCTATAGGAGTTTATTCAGCAGGTTCACTTGCAATAAATTCAGCGAATGTATCTGCTTATGATAGTGCTGTAAACTTCTTCACAGAAGGAGGAACTCTTTCAATAGGAAACAATGGAGGAACTAGTACAGTTTTAACTGGAACAGGAGCTAATAAAGGAGCATTAATGTTCTATACTCCAAGCGGAAATATTCTATTAAATGGTCCAGTAAATGCAACAGTACAAGGTTCAACAGATACACTTAAGAGAGGTACAGCTTTCTACTATACAGGTGGAGGAACATTAGGAACAATTAGTAGCTATACTCAATTGAATCCAACAACTATGGCTTCTTGGGCAAGAAATCGTTTTGGTAATGGTACAACAAGTACTTTAGGAAAGTTAAATTTAACTATGAACCAAGATTCAAGATTATTCTTAACAGAACAAGTTGATGTAGCTCTATCTAATACTTCAGCAACTAGCCTATTCAGTGGTTTATCTTCTACTGAAAGACCAAATGTAACTGGTGCTGGATCAGGATACAGAACATTTATGCTATATCATAGCCATTTGAATGTTGATAATGCAGTAAATTTAGATAATACTAATGATCCATATAACTTAATGGAAATTTCTAGTTCATCTATAACTAATAATAGTACTATAACTGGTACACAAGCTGGTCAAATAGCTCTAGCACAAGCTAATGATACAACACCAAAATCAGTTGTAACATTAACTAACAATGGAACTATTACTTTATCTGGAGCAAATTCAGCTGGAATTTTTGCTAAAAACGGTATTGTTAAGAATACAAATGATATAACTGTAGGAAATTCTTCTTCAGGAATATATGGATTAAACAATACAGAAATAAGCAATACAGGAACTATAACAACAGGTGGTTCTTCAACAGGTATTTTCTATTCAGATATAGAAAAAGACTCAGCTGGAAATGTAACAGCTATTAATAATACAACAACTGGATTAAAAAATGATGGAACTATTAATTTAAATGGTGATGATTCAGTTGCCTTAACTTATGAACCTGGAAATATTACATCAACTGTAGCATTTGAAAACACAGGAGATATTTCAAGTACTGGAGATAAGAATGTAGGAATGTATGCAAAATTAGCAAAAAATAATGCTGCTTACACTACTAAAAATACAGGAAATATTACATTAGGAAATTCAGCTTCTCTAAGCAATCCAAATGTAGCTATATATACAAATGCAAGTTCAGCTGGAACTAATCCTTTAGAAAATACAGGAAATATAACAGTTGGAGATAATGCAGTTGGAATGTATGGATATGAAGAAAATTCAAATGGTAATATCACAGTTGGTAATGGTTCTATAGCTATGTACTCTAAAGGTGGAAATGTAAATGTTGCAGGAAGTATTACAACAGGAAATTCTGGAGAATCAGTAGGAGTATATACTGTAGGAAATGGTCAAACTATCACAAATAATGGAGCTACATTTAATTTAGGTGATACTGCATTTGGATTTGTAAATGTAGGAAGTGGAAATAATATAACAAGTAATGGAGGAAGTGCGACATTAAGTAATAATGGAGTATTCATCTATTCAAGTGATAAAGCTAATACTATAAATAATAGTACTAATATATCATCAACAGGAAGCATAGGAAAGAATTATGGTATATATGCTTCTGGTACTGTTAATAACTCTGGAAATATGAATTTATCTAATGGTGTTGGAAACTTAGGTATTTATATAACTAATGGAGGAACAGGAAGAAATAGTGGTAATATCACAGTTGGAGCATCAGATGATCCTAATGGATTTTATAGTATAGGTATGGCAGCAGGTTATGTTGGAGATAGTACAAATCCAGCAACTACAGGAACTATAGAAAATAATGGAACTATCATTGTAACTGGAGAGAAAGGTATAGGTATGTATGGTGCTAATACTGGAACTACAGTAACAAATAATAACGATATAGTTCTTAATGCTAATAATACTATGGGTATCTATGTAGAAAATGGAGCTAAGGCTGTAAATAATGGTTCAATTAGAACAGGTGTTAGTGGATTATCATCAGTAATAGGGGTTGTTTTAGGTCAAAATTCTATATTAGAAAATAATGGAACAATCAATATTTCAGGAACTCAAAGTAAGGGAGTACTATTAAAAGGTGGTAGAATAGATAACTATGGAAACATAACTGTATCAGGAGCTGGTTCAAAGGAAACAGATTCATTAAATTCATCACCAACAAGTAAGCAAGTTGGTTCAGTTGTAATAAATGCACCAGCGGGAGCAACAACTGCAACAATAACTGCAGGTGGAGTAGTACAAACACCAACAGTTGTTAATACAACAGCCAGAAATCCAATTTCTGTAGCTGCAGATAGTATAGGTCTATATGTAAATACATCTGGTACACATTTCACTAATTCAATAACAGGATTAGGAAACTTAACAACTAATGCTGATTTAATAATAGGAACTGAAGCAGCTCAAAGTACAAGAAGTAGATATATTTTAGTAAATGACAACAGAATATTAAATCCATATAATACAGCTATATTAACAAGTGGAGTTTCTAAATGGGATATTTATTCAGGTTCATTAACTTGGATGACAACTCCAACTTTAGATTCAACAACTGGAGCTATAACTAATTTATATATGGCAAAAATACCATATACAGAATGGGCTAATGATAGAGATACATATAACTTTACAGATGGATTAGAACAAAGATATGGAGTAGAAGAATTAGGAACTAGAGAAAATAAGGTATTCCAAAAACTTAACTCTATAGGAAATAATGAAGAAACTCTATTATATCAAGCTTATGATGAAATGATGGGACACCAATATGCTAATGTTCAACAAAGAATACAAGCAACTGGAAATATCTTAGACAAAGAATTTAACTATCTAAGAAGTGCATGGTCTAATCCAAGTAAAGATTCAAATAAGATAAAAACATTTGGAACTAGAGGTGAATACAATACAAATACAGCAGGAGTAATTGACTATAAGAATAATGCTTATGGAGTGGCTTATGTACATGAAGATGAAACTGTGAGACTTGGAGAATCAACAGGTTGGTATGCAGGTATAGTTCATAATACATTTAAGTTTAAAGATATTGGAAATTCTAAGGAAGAAATGTTACAAGGAAAACTTGGATTATTTAAGTCAGTACCATTTGACTATAATAACAGTTTAAATTGGACAATATCTGGAGATATCTTTGCAGGATACAATAAGATAAACAGAAGATTCTTAGTAGTGGATGAAGTATTTAATGCAAAAGGTAGATATCATACATACGGAATAGGTATAAAGAATGAACTATCTAAAGAATTTAGATTAAGTGAATCATTCACATTTAAACCTTATGCAGCACTAGGTTTAGAATATGGAAGAGTATCAAAGATAAAAGAAAAATCAGGAGAGATTAAGTTAGATGTAAAATCAAATGATTACTTCTCAGTAAGACCAGAAATTGGTGCTGAACTAGGATTTAAACATTACTTCGACAGAAATACAGTTAGAGTAGGAGTAACAGTAGCTTATGAAAATGAACTTGGAAGAGTAGCAAATGGTAAAAACAAAGCTAAAGTTGCAGGAACAGATGCTGATTATTTCAATATCAGAGGAGAAAAAGAAGATAGAAGAGGAAATGTTAAGGCAGACCTTAATATCGGATGGGATAACCAAAGATTTGGAGTAACAGCTAATGTAGGTTATGATACTAAAGGTGAAAATGTAAGAGGTGGAGTAGGACTTAGAGTAATATTCTAA
- a CDS encoding OmpA family protein, giving the protein MEKRKSTTTIITLLLLLVFSLPALAVQGLTTTQIRENTIRINALEIKNLDITNVEAPKEMTIVLDERALNFDFDKSVVKPQYFEMLNNLKDFIEQNNYELTIEGHTDSVGSNQYNIELSRRRAEAVKAKLIEFGLPEDRIVGIEAKGEDYPVATNETPEGRLQNRRVEFRLVQR; this is encoded by the coding sequence ATGGAAAAGAGAAAGAGCACAACAACAATAATAACATTATTACTATTATTAGTATTTTCTTTACCAGCATTGGCAGTCCAAGGATTAACAACAACACAAATACGTGAAAATACGATAAGAATAAATGCATTAGAAATAAAGAATTTAGATATAACTAATGTAGAAGCACCAAAAGAAATGACAATAGTATTAGATGAAAGAGCACTAAACTTTGATTTTGACAAATCTGTAGTTAAACCTCAATATTTTGAAATGTTAAATAACTTAAAGGATTTCATAGAACAAAACAACTATGAATTAACAATAGAAGGACATACAGATTCTGTAGGAAGTAACCAATATAATATAGAACTTTCAAGAAGAAGAGCAGAAGCTGTAAAAGCTAAGTTAATAGAATTTGGATTACCTGAAGATAGAATAGTTGGAATAGAAGCTAAGGGAGAAGATTATCCAGTAGCAACAAATGAAACACCAGAAGGAAGATTACAAAATAGAAGGGTTGAGTTTAGATTGGTTCAAAGATAA
- the tnpB gene encoding IS200/IS605 family element RNA-guided endonuclease TnpB produces MKIIKKAYKFRIYPTLEQVIFFSKNFGCVRKIHNLMLDDRKKAYEEYKSTGIKTKYPTPAKYKEEYPYLKEVDSLALAKAQLNLEKAFKNFLKNKDFGFPKYKCKSNPVQSYTTNNQNTIYIKDSYIKLPKLKSLVKIKLHREIKGIIKSVTISKNSLDHYFVSILCEEEIKELAKTNKNIGIDLGIKEFATMSDCTKVENLKLTKEYEKKLKREQRKLSRRCKLAKDSDKKLSDSKNYQKQKKKVARIHNKIRNKRKDFINKLSTKIINNHDIICIEDLNIKGMLKNHKLAKSISDVSWSEFVRQLEYKANWYERKIVKVPTFYPSSKTCSSCGNIKETITLSERIYHCECCGLEIDRDYNASINILRKGLEILKEEKVS; encoded by the coding sequence ATGAAGATAATTAAAAAAGCATATAAATTCAGAATATATCCTACCTTAGAACAAGTAATCTTTTTCTCAAAAAACTTTGGTTGCGTTAGAAAGATTCATAACCTTATGTTAGATGATAGAAAGAAAGCTTATGAAGAATATAAATCAACAGGAATTAAAACTAAATATCCTACTCCTGCTAAATATAAAGAAGAATATCCTTATTTAAAAGAAGTAGATAGCTTAGCTCTTGCTAAAGCACAACTAAATTTAGAAAAAGCCTTTAAAAATTTTCTTAAAAATAAAGATTTTGGTTTTCCAAAATACAAATGTAAATCAAATCCAGTCCAAAGTTATACTACAAATAATCAGAACACAATATATATTAAAGATAGCTACATAAAACTTCCTAAATTAAAATCGCTAGTTAAAATCAAATTACATAGAGAAATAAAAGGTATAATTAAATCAGTAACAATAAGTAAAAATAGTCTTGATCATTATTTTGTTTCAATATTATGTGAAGAAGAAATCAAAGAATTAGCAAAAACTAATAAAAATATTGGAATAGATTTAGGAATAAAAGAATTTGCAACAATGAGTGATTGTACAAAAGTAGAAAATTTAAAGCTAACAAAAGAATATGAGAAAAAACTGAAAAGAGAACAAAGAAAACTATCAAGGAGATGTAAACTTGCTAAAGATAGCGATAAAAAACTATCAGATAGTAAGAATTATCAAAAGCAAAAGAAAAAAGTAGCAAGAATACATAATAAAATTAGAAATAAAAGAAAAGACTTTATAAATAAGTTGAGTACAAAAATTATCAATAACCACGATATAATCTGTATAGAAGACTTAAATATAAAGGGAATGTTAAAAAATCACAAATTAGCAAAAAGTATATCAGATGTAAGTTGGAGTGAATTTGTAAGACAACTAGAATATAAAGCAAATTGGTATGAAAGAAAAATTGTAAAAGTACCTACATTTTATCCAAGTAGTAAGACTTGTTCAAGTTGTGGTAATATAAAAGAAACTATAACATTATCAGAAAGAATATATCATTGTGAATGTTGTGGACTAGAAATAGATAGAGATTACAATGCAAGTATAAATATATTAAGAAAAGGTTTAGAAATATTAAAAGAAGAAAAAGTAAGTTAG